A stretch of the Arachis stenosperma cultivar V10309 chromosome 6, arast.V10309.gnm1.PFL2, whole genome shotgun sequence genome encodes the following:
- the LOC130934572 gene encoding uncharacterized protein LOC130934572 — MARNFDDMFNEALYAKRRRQDNTFIDNWIDEYLLEDSEEEDIDKSSIPTPRRWINRDRKAGHDHLFQDYFADETVYNADVFRRRFRMRKHVFLRIVDALSNIYPYFQQRVNATGRRGLSSLQKYTVEMQMLAYGVATDGVDDYVRIGESTTIECLEKFVEGVILVFEDEYLRKPNPNYVRRLLQMAEGRGFPDRSPVFDDILNDRVPVVNYTINGNNYTIGYYLADGIYPEWATFVKSISKLQGKKCKLFAQYQEGQRKDVERAFGVLQARFAIIRGLARFWEKKKLANIMRACIILHNMIVEDERDTYAGNFAQDLEYDDVENGLSQPQLGEEDFAPYHQFLQRNAQLRNRQQHRQLKEDLIEHIWQFHIACRQL; from the exons ATGGCTAGAAATTTTGATGATATGTTTAATGAGGCTTTGTATGCCAAAAGAAGACGGCAAGATAACACATTCATAGATAATTGGATCGATGAGTATTTACTCGAAGattcagaagaagaagatatcgATAAAAGCTCTATTCCAACTCCTCGTAGATGGATCAATAGAGATCGAAAAGCAGGACATGATCATCTTTTCCAAGATTACTTTGCAGATGAAACAGTGTATAATGCTGACGTTTTTCGACGGAGATTTCGAATGAGAAAACATGTGTTCCTTCGGATAGTAGACGCTCTCTCAAATATCTATCCGTATTTTCAACAGAGGGTTAAtgcaactggaagaagaggctTGTCATCTCTCCAAAAATATACTGTTGAGATGCAGATGTTAGCATATGGCGTAGCAACTGATGGTGTTGATGATTATGTGCGCATAGGCGAGAGCACTACAATTGAATGCTTGGAAAAATTTGTTGAAGGTGTCATTTTGGTGTTCGAGGATGAATACTTGCGAAAACCAAATCCAAATTACGTACGACGCTTGCTACAAATGGCAGAGGGTCGTGGCTTTCCTG ATCGTTCTCCAGTGTTCGATGATATTCTAAATGACCGTGTTCCAGTGGTAAATTATACTATTAATGGTAATAATTATACCATAGGATACTATTTAGCAGATGGTATTTATCCTGAATGGGCCACATTTGTCAAATCAATCTCAAAGCTACAAGGGAAAAAATGCAAGTTATTTGCACAATACCAAGAAGGGCAAAGAAAAGATGTGGAGCGAGCATTCGGAGTATTGCAAGCACGCTTTGCAATTATACGTGGTCTAGCTCGCTTTTGggaaaagaagaagcttgccaACATAATGAGAGCTTGTATTATATTGCATAATATGATTGTTGAGGATGAAAGAGACACTTATGCCGGAAATTTTGCTCAAGACTTAGAGTATGATGATGTCGAAAATGGCTTATCACAACCTCAGTTGGGAGAAGAAGATTTTGCACCATACCATCAATTTCTCCAAAGAAATGCCCAACTTCGAAATAGGCAGCAGCATAGACAATTGAAAGAGGATTTGATTGAACACATATGGCAATTTCACATTGCTTGTCGTCAACTATAA
- the LOC130934573 gene encoding glutathione S-transferase T3-like, translated as MLISAWLNISTDPIVGTDQNGKNILESNSQLLCRILLRHDKVVVACKKRWYKINKAVAQFAGCYDQASRNIRSGSNVDDIKELAYKLYSTNYAQKFTFEKYWNMLRLEQKWRSQLSTQSGGSKRTKVSATRAYSSSSNPDTPLADEPVVDSPVRPQGSNESKRKGKEKVQMSKNINKKKLSVVKKLSLMEDIKNVREKQLMNRKKEREE; from the coding sequence ATGCTGATCAGTGCATGGTTAAATATTTCAACTGACCCTATAGTTGGTACCGATCAAAATGGGAAAAATATTTTGGAGTCGAATTCACAGCTACTGTGTAGAATTTTGCTCCGACATGATAAGGTGGTAGTTGCATGTAAGAAACGATGGTATAAGATCAACAAGGCTGTTGCACAATTTGCTGGTTGCTACGATCAAGCTAGTCGAAACATAAGGAGTGGTTCAAACGTTGATGATATAAAAGAGTTGGCATATAAACTTTATTCCACAAATTATGCTCAAAAATTTACTTTTGAGAAGTATTGGAACATGCTTCGTTTGGAGCAAAAATGGAGAAGCCAACTATCTACACAGAGTGGAGGCTCAAAGAGAACCAAGGTTAGTGCAACTAGAGCATACTCATCCTCATCAAACCCAGATACACCGTTGGCAGACGAACCCGTTGTGGACTCTCCTGTTCGCCCACAAGGATCAAACGAGAGCAAGCGAAAAGGTAAGGAAAAAGTACAAATGtctaaaaatattaacaaaaagaAATTATCGGTTGTTAAAAAACtatctctcatggaagatatTAAGAATGTTAGAGAAAAGCAACTAATGaataggaaaaaagaaagagaagagtaG